A stretch of the Uranotaenia lowii strain MFRU-FL chromosome 3, ASM2978415v1, whole genome shotgun sequence genome encodes the following:
- the LOC129757646 gene encoding protein fem-1 homolog B-like translates to MSFLTDVISSLRFPCVDTVKLLLRCGASVTVLDADRNTPLHTLCSTLQTAAIRMTDNDVNSIVKDLTEIFIDAGIHLDAVNADGLKASQVCVQNLVGTFIRGYETKAINLKCLAARCIALHRVPYKDELPRHLEKFVQLHCAEKF, encoded by the exons ATGTCATTTCTAACTGATGTTATTTCGTCCCTCAGATTTCCCTGCGTTGACACCGTCAAACTGCTACTACGATGTGGCGCTTCCGTTACAGTCCTAGATGCCGATAGGAACACCCCGCTGCACACGCTTTGTTCCACG ctacaAACTGCCGCCATCCGAATGACCGACAATGACGTCAATTCTATCGTCAAGGACCTGACGGAGATCTTTATCGATGCCGGAATCCACCTGGACGCGGTCAACGCCGATGGCCTGAAGGCGTCGCAGGTTTGCGTTCAAA ACCTCGTAGGAACGTTTATCCGTGGCTATGAAACGAAGGCAATCAATCTGAAGTGTCTGGCTGCCCGGTGTATAGCGTTGCATCGTGTGCCTTACAAGGACGAACTGCCGCGCCATTTGGAGAAGTTCGTGCAGCTGCATTGTgcggaaaaattttga